Proteins encoded in a region of the Vicia villosa cultivar HV-30 ecotype Madison, WI linkage group LG5, Vvil1.0, whole genome shotgun sequence genome:
- the LOC131603615 gene encoding tetraspanin-10: MGMGTSTFVTRWINFLTMVLAMVVIIFGLWMSTRHDDACRKSLTIPVLSIGAVIFLISVVGFLGAKKRSAILLWVYLIMLFFILVGILVFTVLVFIVTNNGSGHSVTGLRYKEYHLQDYSSWFLKELNNSRNWKRLRVCLVKTENCNNLSKKYKTLKQYKLAKLSPIESGCCRPPSECGYPAVNASYYDLSFHPVSPIHDCKRYKNSRAVKCYDCDSCKAGVAQYMKIEWRVVAIFNVVLFAVLSIIYFVGCCARRSAARSQSKH; the protein is encoded by the exons ATGGGAATGGGAACTAGCACTTTTGTTACTCGGTGGATCAACTTTCTCACCATG GTTTTGGCAATGGTTGTGATAATATTTGGGCTGTGGATGAGCACTCGTCATGATGATGCTTGCAGAAAATCTCTCACTATACCTGTGCTAAGCATTGGAGCTGTTATTTTCTtaat ATCCGTAGTTGGTTTTTTGGGTGCCAAGAAAAGAAGCGCCATATTGTTATGGGTT TATCTCATCATGCTGTTCTTCATCTTGGTGGGAATCTTGGTCTTCACAGTGTTGGT ATTCATTGTGACTAATAATGGATCTGGTCATAGCGTGACTGGTTTGAG GTACAAGGAATATCACCTTCAAGATTATAGCTCTTGGTTTCTCAAAGAG TTAAACAATTCTCGTAATTGGAAGCGACTGAGGGTTTGTCTGGTAAAAACTGAAAACTGCAACAACCTATCCAAAAAATATAAG ACTCTCAAACAATATAAGTTAGCTAAATTGAGTCCGATTGAATCTGGCTGCTGCCGACCGCCTTCTGA GTGTGGATATCCTGCTGTAAACGCATCCTACTATGACTTGAGCTTTCATCCAGTTAGTCCTATCCATGACTGCAAGCGATACAAAAATTCTCGAGCTGTCAAATGCTATGATTGCGATTCTTGCAA GGCCGGCGTGGCACAATACATGAAAATCGAGTGGAGAGTTGTTGCAATATTCAATGTCGTATTATTTGCTGTTTTG TCTATCATATACTTTGTGGGATGTTGTGCGAGACGAAGTGCTGCTAGGAGCCAATCTAAGCATTGA